The nucleotide window TGGAACAAGGAGATAGTGCTTATATAATAGGGCTTGCCCTCAGTTAAGTTATAAAGtttctgacatttttcttctGGGCCACTTATTACAccattctttgtcttattttccaATTTCAATTATGCCTTGCCTGCTGCCAACAGTCATAGGAGATTGTCTTGTTGCATAGGTCCCTTCTTTCAGTGAGAAAATGATTCTGATAAGGTCATTTACCTGAGGGTGAGTAACTTAATGGGCAACCACTAACAGTGTTCTAtgtgaagaaaaagcaaaaataataccTCTAATGGCAATTCAAGTCTCAGTAAGAGATGATATTTGTGATGGTAGCACTTCTTGAAGCTTCTGATATGTCAATCACCTACTCTTCCAAAGGTGAAATCAAGTCCTAAAAGCCATTTTCCCTATCAGTGAAGAAGTGTTTTTTAGGAAGTTTGGAAGCAAAGGAGGTTCATGCTCTTTTCATCATAACTTTCCTTATTGCCCCTTTAACATCCTTGTTTCTCAGGGAATAGATCAGGGGATTCAGCATGGGTGTCAAAGCTCCATAAAACACTGAGATAAACTTGTCTTGATCAGGGGAGGACTTGGACTGAGGTTTCATATACATAGAGATGGCTGCCCCATAGAAGATTATCACCACGGTCAGGTGAGAACCACATGTGGAAAAGGCCTtgagcctgccctgggctgagCGAATCCTTAGGACAGCAGCAGTAATTTGGACATAGGAGAGGAGAACAAACCCAAAGGGTAGGAGCAGGGTGAAGATGCCAGTGATAAGGATCATAAGCTCATTAAGGCTGGTATCAGAACAGGCCAGCTTAATGAGGGAGACAATCTCACAGACAAAGTGGTTGATGACATTAGCCCCACAGAAGTGAAGTCTCAGGGATAAAATGAGCATGGCAGTGAGCACAAATGATGCTCCCCATGAAGTAGCAGCTAACCAGATACACACTGGGCCATTCATGACCACAGAATAGCGCAGGGGATTGCTGATAGCAACTACACGGTCATAAGCCATGACAGCCAGTAAGAGGCACTCTGCTGTGGCCAAAGCCAAGGAGACACTCATTTGAGTCAAACATTGTGGGTAAGAGAGGTAGGGATGGGTAGAGAAACAATGCACCAAAGCCTGGGGCATGGAGGCTGTTCCATAGCAAAGATCTAAGAAAGACAGGTTACTG belongs to Eulemur rufifrons isolate Redbay chromosome 30, OSU_ERuf_1, whole genome shotgun sequence and includes:
- the LOC138378724 gene encoding olfactory receptor 13H1; translation: MAMDNATAVFEFLLIGISNYPEWRGTFFILVLITYLSTLLGNGLIIFLIHSDPHLNTPMYFFLSNLSFLDLCYGTASMPQALVHCFSTHPYLSYPQCLTQMSVSLALATAECLLLAVMAYDRVVAISNPLRYSVVMNGPVCIWLAATSWGASFVLTAMLILSLRLHFCGANVINHFVCEIVSLIKLACSDTSLNELMILITGIFTLLLPFGFVLLSYVQITAAVLRIRSAQGRLKAFSTCGSHLTVVIIFYGAAISMYMKPQSKSSPDQDKFISVFYGALTPMLNPLIYSLRNKDVKGAIRKVMMKRA